The Opitutales bacterium genome has a window encoding:
- a CDS encoding ABC transporter substrate-binding protein: MIRSSLSLFLAMSLAVTGCKTVPEPSPELTPVVMQFDWIFNAQFAGIYQAIEQGYYGDAGIEVQMRAGVTQADTVPSTLAEPLISLGCSELNVLLADVAAGQPAVALGTMFQDSPMGWMYLKDGPVAAFTDLPKVRVGIHPDGARILNELLIAAGEDISNFETFEASYDPSQLFDGSADALQCYYIDEFVKLEQMVGDNAGVFLAKDQGYRAYSQVMFTHRDTIEYHPELVSAFLKATRDGWAYALANPEETVDLIIEKYNPELDRAYQIRSLQKITELMIPEGGYLFEPMDPTVVETVLAGLSESGQIDAEVDMETLLQQQFLPSP; the protein is encoded by the coding sequence AAAACAGTGCCCGAGCCATCTCCCGAACTTACGCCGGTTGTCATGCAGTTCGATTGGATTTTCAATGCCCAGTTTGCGGGCATCTATCAAGCCATCGAGCAGGGTTATTATGGAGACGCTGGCATTGAAGTGCAGATGCGTGCCGGTGTTACTCAGGCCGACACCGTTCCTTCGACCTTGGCCGAGCCGCTCATTAGTCTCGGCTGCTCTGAGCTCAACGTCCTCTTGGCCGATGTGGCTGCGGGTCAGCCTGCCGTCGCGCTGGGGACCATGTTCCAGGACAGCCCCATGGGTTGGATGTATTTAAAAGATGGCCCCGTCGCCGCCTTCACCGATCTCCCTAAAGTGCGCGTCGGCATTCATCCGGATGGAGCGCGCATCTTGAACGAACTGCTTATTGCCGCAGGAGAGGACATATCAAATTTTGAGACCTTCGAGGCGTCCTACGACCCCAGTCAGCTTTTCGACGGTAGCGCTGACGCCCTGCAGTGCTACTACATCGACGAGTTTGTGAAGCTAGAGCAGATGGTGGGAGACAACGCCGGGGTATTTCTGGCAAAAGACCAAGGCTACCGCGCCTACTCACAAGTCATGTTCACCCATCGTGACACTATCGAATACCATCCCGAGCTCGTATCCGCCTTCCTCAAAGCAACCCGCGATGGCTGGGCCTACGCGCTGGCTAACCCCGAAGAAACGGTCGACCTCATCATCGAAAAATACAACCCCGAGCTCGACCGTGCCTACCAGATAAGGTCCCTCCAAAAGATCACCGAGCTCATGATCCCGGAAGGCGGCTATCTATTCGAGCCCATGGATCCGACGGTCGTCGAAACCGTCCTCGCCGGCCTCAGCGAGAGCGGCCAGATCGACGCCGAAGTCGATATGGAGACCTTACTCCAGCAACAGTTCCTACCCAGCCCCTAA